A stretch of Lathyrus oleraceus cultivar Zhongwan6 chromosome 6, CAAS_Psat_ZW6_1.0, whole genome shotgun sequence DNA encodes these proteins:
- the LOC127093518 gene encoding uncharacterized protein LOC127093518, whose amino-acid sequence MEMKMEECEVIDLYELHYSDLSSSTKVDSIMEALGANGPGLLAVTGIPNSSNLRSYLLPLARNLSLLDRLTRNRILKEHNLGSDVSLKNPHRSVSSFAMQLNYSKTHSEEKDKDKDKPQCYGNGFESLGSVFQELGFCMMEVGLCLARICDKAIGGNELEQSLLESLAAKGRLIHYHSQLDAILIQQLDKSKANNKRGVKNNIKPLEVSCLDSVACDDAVRSDLWQQWHYDYGIFTVLTAPLFLSPSYSKSSTTLDSCSCVECASPTGHTNLQIYDPNKKKVVVVRAPPESFIVQVGESADIISKGKLRSTLHSVYRPLKFENLSRETFVVFLQPAWTKVFSISDYPLGKSAFDGVNGREFDDEEQWSGQDNNKLSLEIQKIVPPLSSRLKDGMTFAEFSRETTKRYYGGNGLQSNR is encoded by the exons CCTCCTCGCCGTCACCGGCATCCCCAACTCGTCCAACCTCCGCTCCTACCTCCTCCCACTCGCTCGAAATCTCTCTCTTCTCGATCGCCTAACCCGTAATCGCATCCTCAAG GAGCATAACTTAGGTAGTGACGTGTCTTTGAAAAATCCCCATAGGAGTGTATCTTCTTTCGCTATGCAATTGAATTATTCAAAAACACATTCTGAAGAgaaagataaagataaagataaacCTCAATGTTATGGTAATGGATTCGAGAGTCTAGGAAGTGTTTTTCAAGAGCTGGGATTTTGCATGATGGAGGTTGGACTTTGTCTTGCTAGAATCTgtgataaggcaattggtggaaaTGAACTAGAGCAAAGTTTGTTGGAATCACTTGCTGCCAAGGGTCGTCTTATTCATTATCATTCTCAATTGGATGCGATACTCATTCAACAACTTGATAAGAGCAAGGCGAATAACAAAAGAGGGGTTAAGAATAATATCAAGCCATTGGAAGTGTCGTGTTTGGATTCTGTTGCTTGTGATGATGCAGTTCGTTCTGATTTGTGGCAACAGTGGCATTATGATTATGGTATATTTACTGTTCTAACGGCGCCTCTTTTTCTTTCTCCGTCTTATTCGAAGTCGAGTACAACACTGGATTCATGTAGTTGTGTTGAATGTGCATCACCCACCGGGCATACTAATTTGCAGATATATGATCCTAATAAGAAAAAGGTTGTTGTGGTTAGGGCTCCTCCTGAAAGTTTTATTGTTCAGGTTGGGGAATCAGCTGATATAATCTCGAAAGGGAAGCTACGATCGACCCTTCATTCGGTTTATAGACCTTtgaagtttgaaaatttgagcAGAGAAACTTTTGTTGTATTTCTGCAGCCTGCATGGACTAAAGTTTTCTCTATCTCGGATTATCCTCTTGGAAAATCGGCATTCGATGGGGTTAATGGTCGTGAGTTTGACGATGAAGAACAATGGTCTGGGCAGGATAACAACAAACTGAGTctggaaattcagaaaatagTTCCCCCACTTTCCTCACGGTTGAAGGATGGGATGACTTTTGCCGAGTTCTCACGTGAAACAACAAAGCGGTATTATGGTGGTaatggtttgcaatcaaatagATGA